From Denitrovibrio acetiphilus DSM 12809, the proteins below share one genomic window:
- the ruvA gene encoding Holliday junction branch migration protein RuvA, whose product MIYSVRGILIEKNPANAVIDTGAVAFEMSISASTYQQLPETGQKAHVYTHFVMREDGVYLYGFSKMEEKKLFLLLITISKVGPKLALAILSGMDVNKFMNAVMNSEIGLISTIPGIGKKTAERIVVELRDKFGSMSVSTGDEPVAGGAEDVVSALLNLGYSRADCQKAVNKIYKTDSGFEELFKGALKELSS is encoded by the coding sequence GTGATTTATAGCGTAAGAGGTATACTCATAGAGAAAAATCCCGCTAATGCTGTCATTGACACAGGGGCAGTTGCGTTTGAAATGAGTATTTCCGCATCAACTTATCAGCAGCTCCCTGAGACCGGACAGAAGGCTCATGTTTATACTCATTTTGTAATGCGTGAGGATGGAGTTTATCTGTACGGATTTTCTAAAATGGAGGAGAAGAAGCTCTTTCTTCTGCTTATTACTATATCGAAAGTCGGACCGAAGCTGGCACTTGCCATACTTTCCGGTATGGATGTCAACAAATTCATGAATGCCGTTATGAACAGTGAGATAGGTCTTATCTCCACCATTCCGGGGATCGGGAAAAAAACAGCGGAACGCATAGTGGTTGAGCTTCGCGATAAATTCGGCAGCATGAGTGTCTCTACAGGTGACGAGCCTGTTGCAGGCGGTGCGGAGGATGTTGTGAGTGCCCTGCTTAATCTCGGTTATTCACGTGCAGACTGTCAGAAAGCTGTGAACAAAATTTATAAAACCGACTCCGGCTTTGAAGAACTTTTCAAAGGTGCACTTAAAGAGCTCAGTTCGTAG
- a CDS encoding type IV pilus modification PilV family protein, producing MKKGFTLLEVLIAMTVLSISMLGVYRLSAMSVDMSDYSVKRTMVVEAGYQRVLETLNYPSKVFKDTGKNAMGIEVLYSSDSEPTMFTGVDEITLRAEYEGVTSTYVYYEQQ from the coding sequence ATGAAAAAAGGATTTACCCTCCTTGAGGTTCTTATCGCTATGACAGTGCTTTCTATAAGCATGCTGGGTGTTTACAGGCTTTCCGCAATGTCTGTGGACATGTCTGACTACTCAGTGAAAAGAACAATGGTTGTAGAGGCCGGCTATCAGAGGGTTCTTGAAACACTGAACTACCCAAGCAAAGTTTTCAAAGATACTGGTAAAAATGCCATGGGGATAGAGGTTCTTTACTCATCCGACTCCGAACCTACAATGTTTACGGGGGTGGACGAAATAACTCTCCGGGCAGAATATGAAGGGGTGACATCAACATATGTCTATTACGAACAGCAGTAA
- the ruvC gene encoding crossover junction endodeoxyribonuclease RuvC, with amino-acid sequence MPAIVMGVDPGLNCTGIGIVQVWPGKVEYVAHEVVRTDSKDPLPVRLGVICGGIRSALAEYKPSCSAVEDVFYSVNVKSAMLLGQTRGAIIATLLAGDIEVREFTALQIKKAVVGYGKADKQQVKKMVEVLLGRKMGNVPLDVTDALACGICLGFNLTGRLAF; translated from the coding sequence TTGCCTGCTATAGTCATGGGGGTTGACCCGGGGCTGAACTGTACTGGTATTGGTATCGTACAGGTGTGGCCGGGGAAAGTGGAGTATGTCGCTCACGAAGTTGTACGCACAGACTCTAAAGATCCTCTCCCCGTCAGACTTGGTGTGATATGCGGTGGCATACGGAGTGCCCTTGCGGAGTATAAGCCGTCTTGCTCAGCAGTCGAGGACGTTTTCTACTCTGTGAATGTTAAGAGTGCGATGCTTCTCGGGCAGACAAGGGGGGCTATTATTGCAACTCTGCTTGCCGGAGATATAGAAGTGCGGGAGTTTACCGCATTGCAGATAAAAAAGGCTGTCGTCGGCTATGGCAAGGCTGACAAACAGCAGGTAAAAAAAATGGTCGAGGTGCTTTTAGGACGGAAGATGGGCAATGTCCCGCTGGATGTTACTGATGCGCTTGCATGCGGAATATGCCTCGGCTTTAACCTGACAGGAAGGCTTGCCTTCTAG
- a CDS encoding PulJ/GspJ family protein, whose protein sequence is MSITNSSKNGFTILEMLIALVLSVMVVTGVYTTFDSLLNTKEATEASYYRNNLLLSARRVIKPDILQMYRNSLSVTKGEDNDILQLVTNNSIKMEKAFPVTVRYYVDDDDYLIREETSEAHDYEWKLYLMPNVDNFEIQSHNGDEFTDYINPSDKILKISFEVNGHEVIFIAGCSNPSLTADYLGEGWQ, encoded by the coding sequence ATGTCTATTACGAACAGCAGTAAAAATGGCTTTACAATTCTGGAGATGCTCATTGCACTTGTTCTGTCCGTAATGGTTGTCACAGGAGTTTATACAACTTTTGATTCGCTTCTGAACACAAAAGAAGCAACGGAAGCAAGCTATTACAGAAATAACCTTCTCCTGTCTGCCAGACGGGTTATTAAGCCGGACATTCTGCAAATGTACCGGAACAGCCTCAGCGTCACCAAAGGCGAGGATAACGATATACTGCAGCTTGTCACAAACAATAGCATCAAAATGGAAAAAGCCTTTCCTGTCACAGTCAGGTACTATGTTGACGATGACGATTATCTGATACGGGAAGAGACATCCGAAGCACATGATTACGAGTGGAAACTCTACCTTATGCCAAACGTAGACAACTTTGAAATACAATCTCACAACGGCGACGAGTTTACAGATTACATTAATCCCTCGGATAAAATATTAAAAATATCATTCGAGGTTAACGGTCATGAGGTTATATTCATAGCAGGCTGCTCAAACCCCAGCCTTACAGCAGATTACCTTGGGGAGGGGTGGCAATGA
- a CDS encoding ABC transporter ATP-binding protein, producing the protein MLEIINLNKSFKKGDYTLNVLNNFCLKVDDGERVAIVGPSGAGKSTLLQIIGGLDKPDSGSVVFNGDSVFDKKGRQLDRYRNSAVGFVFQFHYLLEDFTALENVMIPALIAGENRGDAKKRAEDLLARVGLSDRSDHFPTELSGGEQQRTSIARALMNNPKMILADEPTGSLDRKNSEEVFSMFDLMKQDGITVLIVTHDESIADACDRKIEMEKS; encoded by the coding sequence TTGCTTGAAATAATCAATCTGAACAAAAGCTTCAAAAAGGGAGACTACACCCTTAATGTTTTAAATAATTTCTGTTTGAAAGTTGACGATGGGGAACGTGTTGCCATCGTAGGACCGTCCGGTGCGGGCAAGTCAACCCTTTTGCAGATAATAGGCGGGCTTGATAAACCTGACAGCGGCAGTGTGGTTTTCAACGGTGACAGCGTTTTCGACAAGAAAGGGCGTCAGCTCGACAGATACCGCAATAGTGCTGTAGGGTTTGTGTTCCAGTTTCACTATCTGCTGGAAGACTTTACAGCCCTTGAGAACGTTATGATACCTGCCCTGATTGCTGGAGAAAACAGAGGTGATGCTAAAAAAAGAGCAGAAGACCTCCTCGCCCGTGTTGGGCTTTCTGACAGGTCAGATCATTTCCCGACGGAACTTTCCGGAGGCGAACAACAGCGTACCTCCATAGCCAGAGCTCTGATGAATAATCCCAAGATGATACTTGCTGATGAACCGACAGGCAGTCTCGACAGGAAAAACAGCGAAGAGGTTTTCAGTATGTTTGACCTGATGAAGCAGGACGGTATCACTGTTCTGATTGTAACCCATGACGAGAGCATAGCAGATGCGTGCGACCGTAAGATAGAAATGGAGAAGTCATGA
- a CDS encoding general secretion pathway protein GspK, with amino-acid sequence MMNNKGSVLIFVLIFIAFAASTVLLIHERSTKSVEETSKDFYENQASLYATTALTAVIEAFQEDDNTYDSRRDDWAIIPVVEVPYGYISVDIIPMNAKFSINNMIDTDPATAARYLDACNNLASELETDSLECGKIKDYIDSDSETSYDGEEGVEYEVKDAKFKTKNGPLSTLLELRLLMNDNDEFNKVRNHLTVYQPEKAININFANEITIKTFLPELESYAKEIVNYAEVNDFKDPSNIQEAASIPQDVYLAILPFITVKTALFYVRTEVTLNDVPRYFHAIVKKDGTSAATVNFLAGINGQYY; translated from the coding sequence ATGATGAATAATAAAGGTTCTGTTCTTATTTTTGTACTCATATTTATAGCATTTGCGGCATCAACAGTTCTCCTAATACACGAACGCAGCACAAAGAGCGTTGAGGAGACATCTAAAGACTTTTATGAAAATCAGGCAAGCCTCTATGCGACGACAGCACTGACAGCCGTCATTGAAGCCTTTCAAGAAGACGATAACACTTATGACTCCAGAAGAGATGACTGGGCAATTATCCCTGTTGTGGAAGTCCCTTACGGGTATATTTCTGTTGATATAATACCTATGAATGCGAAATTCTCTATTAATAATATGATAGACACTGACCCGGCTACGGCGGCAAGATATCTGGACGCATGCAATAACCTCGCATCCGAACTTGAGACAGATTCACTGGAATGCGGCAAAATCAAAGATTACATAGACTCCGACAGTGAAACCTCCTACGATGGTGAAGAAGGGGTTGAGTATGAAGTTAAAGATGCCAAATTCAAAACAAAAAACGGCCCGCTGAGTACGCTGCTTGAACTCAGACTCCTGATGAATGATAACGACGAATTCAATAAAGTCAGAAACCACTTAACAGTTTATCAGCCTGAAAAAGCAATCAACATTAACTTTGCAAATGAGATTACCATAAAAACTTTTCTCCCTGAACTCGAGTCCTATGCAAAAGAGATTGTTAATTACGCTGAAGTTAATGATTTTAAAGACCCCTCAAATATTCAGGAAGCCGCAAGCATACCACAAGATGTATATTTAGCAATCTTACCGTTTATAACAGTAAAAACAGCTTTATTTTATGTCAGGACTGAAGTAACCTTAAACGATGTACCAAGATATTTTCATGCTATAGTGAAGAAAGACGGTACATCGGCAGCAACAGTGAACTTTCTGGCAGGAATCAATGGACAATACTACTAA
- the murB gene encoding UDP-N-acetylmuramate dehydrogenase, translating to MIEKKVPLKDYCSYKTGGKAEFFTCPTDTFDLKVVLKFASDNSIPVTLIGTGYNILVSDKGVKGLVVSTGCMNNDIQIEGELVFAGAGVSLNDLILKCIDNGLAGLENMSGIPGSVGGAVIMNAGAFGTEIKDVAVQIEMCGFDGVVSSIHAEDAGFGYRKAENLKGIVTGLGLKLEHGNKDELLAKRAEILKKRSEKQPLEFPSCGSVFKRPEGGYAGTLIEQCGLKGYKIGGAQVSEKHANFIVNTGKAKSADIYALINHVQETVFKETGIKLEREVRFVGF from the coding sequence ATGATTGAAAAAAAAGTACCTTTAAAGGATTATTGCAGTTATAAAACAGGCGGTAAAGCTGAATTTTTTACCTGCCCGACAGATACATTCGACCTCAAGGTTGTGTTAAAATTCGCATCAGACAACAGCATTCCTGTGACTCTCATAGGAACAGGATATAATATTCTGGTAAGTGACAAAGGCGTTAAGGGGTTGGTTGTCAGTACAGGATGCATGAATAATGACATACAGATTGAAGGTGAGCTGGTATTTGCAGGGGCGGGCGTTTCACTTAATGATCTCATTCTGAAATGCATTGACAACGGTCTTGCAGGTCTCGAGAATATGTCAGGAATCCCCGGCTCTGTGGGGGGCGCTGTGATTATGAATGCCGGCGCATTTGGAACCGAGATAAAAGATGTTGCAGTTCAGATAGAAATGTGCGGTTTTGACGGTGTTGTCAGCAGTATTCATGCTGAAGATGCAGGTTTTGGATACCGCAAAGCTGAAAACCTGAAAGGTATTGTCACCGGACTTGGGCTGAAGCTGGAACACGGCAACAAAGATGAGCTTCTTGCGAAACGTGCGGAAATACTTAAGAAGAGAAGTGAGAAACAGCCCCTTGAGTTTCCTTCCTGCGGTTCAGTTTTTAAAAGACCGGAAGGCGGCTATGCAGGAACACTTATCGAACAGTGCGGGCTGAAAGGTTACAAAATAGGCGGAGCACAGGTCTCTGAGAAACATGCTAATTTTATAGTAAACACAGGGAAGGCAAAGTCCGCAGATATATATGCACTTATAAATCATGTGCAGGAAACTGTATTTAAAGAAACCGGCATCAAGCTGGAAAGAGAGGTTCGTTTCGTTGGTTTCTGA
- the mrtJ gene encoding JDVT-CTERM system glutamic-type intramembrane protease MrtJ: MDKKRTSDFNIMLVFILGGLVWFAVRLSYGAFRLPEAKEILIFLLLAPVAEELFFRGVVQDILRRKTTSVMIGISLANIITSLCFTLFHIPFWGYMHSALVFIPSIIFGFLYDRTGKLAYSVILHSIYNLNIFIV, from the coding sequence ATGGATAAAAAACGTACATCTGACTTCAATATTATGCTTGTTTTCATACTCGGCGGCTTAGTGTGGTTTGCTGTACGCCTTTCCTATGGGGCGTTTAGGCTTCCTGAAGCGAAGGAAATACTTATATTTCTGCTGCTTGCCCCTGTGGCAGAAGAGCTGTTTTTCAGAGGAGTTGTCCAGGACATTCTGAGGCGTAAAACTACCTCTGTAATGATAGGAATCAGTTTGGCAAATATTATTACGTCACTGTGTTTTACGCTTTTTCACATCCCTTTTTGGGGATATATGCATTCTGCACTGGTGTTCATACCATCTATTATATTCGGTTTTCTATATGATAGAACAGGGAAATTAGCGTATTCTGTAATTTTGCACTCAATTTATAATCTCAACATTTTTATAGTTTGA
- a CDS encoding type II secretion system protein codes for MKRKQGFTLVEILIVMVIAGIGLMTVAPKLAQNTILSDSTETFFQEIIDSHLKAATELNTQVFITGYKGSDTIQLFDGTRVSIPAGDVRTVHINEETATGAEFRIYFYTDGLFDQFRIEFRNKSELESYPALLQVVMK; via the coding sequence ATGAAACGCAAACAGGGGTTTACCCTTGTAGAGATACTTATAGTTATGGTTATCGCGGGCATCGGTCTAATGACCGTTGCCCCGAAACTGGCTCAGAACACGATCCTATCTGACAGTACTGAAACCTTCTTTCAGGAAATAATCGACTCACATCTTAAAGCCGCCACTGAACTTAACACACAAGTGTTCATTACAGGCTATAAAGGCTCTGACACCATACAGCTTTTTGATGGAACCAGAGTCAGCATTCCAGCTGGGGACGTCAGAACTGTACACATAAATGAAGAGACAGCAACCGGAGCAGAATTCCGTATTTATTTCTACACTGACGGACTTTTCGACCAGTTTCGCATCGAATTCCGGAACAAAAGCGAACTTGAGTCTTACCCCGCTCTGCTTCAGGTGGTGATGAAATGA
- a CDS encoding YebC/PmpR family DNA-binding transcriptional regulator — translation MAGHSKWANIKHRKAAQDAKKGKAFTKVAKELTVAAKIGGADPEMNPRLRVALDKAKSANLPKDNVERAIKKGTGEGNDAVYEDMVYEGYGPGGVAILVKALTENKNRTVAEVRSTMSKKGGSMGEPGCVAWIFENKGLIEINKDSVDEETLMELALEAGADDVVDEGDVFQVVTEPSEYFTVKNAIEEKGLAMSFSEVSMKPKNTIPLSGSDLKKLFTITEALEDLDDVQEVFSNFEADEAAMAELDD, via the coding sequence ATGGCTGGACATAGCAAATGGGCCAACATTAAGCACCGTAAAGCGGCGCAGGATGCGAAAAAAGGCAAAGCTTTCACAAAAGTAGCAAAAGAGCTGACAGTAGCAGCGAAGATTGGCGGAGCAGATCCGGAGATGAACCCGAGACTCAGGGTTGCACTGGATAAAGCAAAGTCCGCAAACCTGCCTAAAGATAACGTGGAAAGAGCTATCAAAAAGGGTACAGGTGAAGGGAATGACGCTGTTTACGAGGATATGGTATATGAAGGATACGGTCCGGGCGGCGTTGCTATACTTGTAAAAGCTTTGACAGAGAATAAGAACAGAACCGTTGCAGAAGTCCGCAGCACCATGAGCAAGAAAGGCGGCAGTATGGGTGAGCCGGGCTGTGTTGCATGGATATTTGAAAATAAAGGTCTTATAGAAATAAATAAAGACAGCGTAGATGAAGAGACGTTGATGGAGCTGGCACTTGAGGCCGGAGCCGATGATGTTGTTGACGAAGGTGATGTATTTCAGGTTGTGACAGAACCATCTGAATACTTTACTGTTAAAAATGCTATCGAGGAGAAAGGGCTTGCGATGAGCTTTTCTGAGGTTTCGATGAAACCGAAGAATACTATTCCGCTTTCCGGTTCTGATCTTAAGAAACTGTTCACAATTACGGAAGCTCTCGAAGACCTTGATGATGTGCAGGAAGTATTTTCCAACTTTGAGGCTGACGAAGCCGCAATGGCAGAGCTGGATGATTAA
- a CDS encoding Type II secretory pathway component PulC-like protein, with product MKLINYKHILYSAAVAFSLAWAVSGWVSMYMSGSYNVSIDVSSSKDTQKAVLPDTDLIIEKNIFDAEISEVVISDTETQTVEGVYTPAAAGFKAALLGVLTGDEDAIAVITFNDKNYILRQGIAQDGLELVETGYFHVVVRFRGKDYRLILTADENGVPNKAGKISAGATPAASADQTNFKISRKEVVEKLSDVNSVIKSVLIIPYERNGNFEGYRVRRMAGTSILKKLGVQRNDVIMRLNGRSLESPSVFFDTLKNAEDLSAVSLDILRSGKKMTIYVEIEG from the coding sequence ATGAAATTGATTAATTATAAACATATCCTATACAGTGCTGCTGTTGCATTCAGCCTTGCGTGGGCTGTAAGCGGCTGGGTGTCGATGTACATGTCAGGTTCATACAACGTGTCTATCGATGTCAGCTCCTCTAAAGATACACAAAAAGCAGTTCTGCCGGATACAGATCTTATTATCGAGAAAAACATATTTGATGCCGAGATATCCGAAGTAGTTATTTCCGATACTGAAACACAAACTGTCGAGGGTGTTTATACACCTGCGGCGGCGGGATTTAAAGCGGCTCTGCTCGGTGTGCTCACCGGAGACGAAGACGCAATAGCTGTTATCACCTTCAACGATAAAAATTACATACTGCGGCAGGGGATTGCGCAGGACGGGCTGGAACTGGTGGAGACAGGCTATTTCCATGTGGTGGTCAGGTTTCGGGGGAAAGATTACAGGCTGATACTGACGGCTGACGAAAATGGTGTGCCGAATAAGGCAGGGAAGATATCCGCCGGAGCGACGCCCGCAGCGTCCGCAGACCAGACAAACTTCAAAATCAGCAGAAAAGAAGTTGTAGAAAAATTATCCGACGTTAATTCTGTTATCAAGTCTGTGCTGATAATACCTTATGAGAGAAATGGTAATTTTGAAGGGTACCGTGTGCGGAGAATGGCTGGAACATCCATACTTAAAAAGCTGGGTGTACAGAGAAATGATGTTATAATGAGGCTTAACGGCAGATCGCTCGAAAGTCCTTCTGTATTTTTTGATACACTGAAAAATGCCGAAGACCTTAGTGCGGTCAGTCTTGATATATTGAGAAGCGGCAAGAAAATGACTATATACGTGGAGATAGAGGGATGA
- a CDS encoding S-methyl-5'-thioinosine phosphorylase — MKKLGIIGGSGLYDIEGFEYVEEIIMQTEYGDPSDTYRVFSYKDMRFYFLNRHGRSHSVPPHKVNYRANIDGFSRLGIENIVSITATGGINSSYKPGDIIIPDDGIDMTSGRIQTFYESKQIHHIDFTEPFCPRLRGILENSAESADVDAAVNGTYVCTNGPRMETKGEIKAFDRWGADLVGMTLFPECSLARERELCYANLSVITNYAAGTSSTKLTADEVVEEMGKATEKLKGIVSMLPVYFKNERECSCPDALAGTKISK; from the coding sequence ATGAAAAAGCTTGGAATTATTGGTGGAAGCGGACTTTATGATATCGAAGGGTTTGAGTATGTCGAAGAGATCATTATGCAGACGGAGTACGGTGATCCCTCCGACACCTATCGTGTTTTCAGCTATAAGGATATGCGGTTCTACTTTCTGAACAGACATGGTCGAAGTCACTCGGTGCCTCCGCATAAGGTCAACTACAGAGCGAATATAGATGGTTTCAGCAGGCTTGGGATAGAGAATATTGTTTCGATAACTGCCACAGGGGGCATTAACAGCTCTTATAAGCCTGGGGATATCATTATCCCTGATGATGGTATTGATATGACATCCGGCAGAATACAAACATTTTATGAGTCAAAGCAGATTCATCATATAGATTTCACAGAACCGTTTTGCCCGAGACTGCGCGGCATTCTTGAGAATTCTGCCGAGTCAGCAGATGTTGACGCTGCCGTAAACGGGACATACGTATGCACAAACGGACCGAGGATGGAGACAAAAGGGGAGATAAAAGCTTTTGACCGCTGGGGAGCAGACCTGGTGGGGATGACTCTTTTCCCTGAGTGCTCACTTGCCAGAGAACGTGAGCTGTGCTACGCAAATCTTAGCGTTATAACAAACTATGCCGCAGGAACTTCAAGTACAAAACTTACTGCGGATGAAGTTGTTGAGGAGATGGGGAAAGCCACTGAGAAACTTAAAGGCATTGTCTCCATGCTTCCTGTATATTTTAAAAACGAGCGGGAATGTTCATGTCCGGACGCTCTTGCAGGGACAAAAATAAGTAAATGA
- the gspG gene encoding type II secretion system major pseudopilin GspG, with translation MGNRKGFTIIEVLVVIVILGILGTLLVPKFLDKPDEARVTKAKLDMRAIESALKIYKLENGSYPTTDQGLEALTKKPEVEPIPKNYKKGGYMEESSIKDPWDNDYVYRSPGDDDRDYEIISYGSDGKEGGEDFASDIYSYK, from the coding sequence GTGGGAAACAGAAAAGGATTCACCATCATTGAAGTGCTTGTCGTTATAGTTATCCTCGGGATACTCGGCACACTTCTCGTACCTAAATTTCTTGATAAGCCAGACGAAGCCAGGGTGACAAAAGCTAAACTCGACATGAGAGCGATTGAGTCTGCCCTGAAGATATACAAACTGGAAAACGGCAGCTACCCAACCACAGATCAGGGACTTGAAGCTCTTACCAAAAAACCGGAAGTCGAGCCCATTCCGAAAAATTATAAAAAGGGCGGCTACATGGAAGAATCGAGCATCAAAGACCCGTGGGATAATGATTATGTCTACAGAAGCCCCGGAGATGACGACAGAGATTACGAAATAATCTCTTACGGTTCTGACGGCAAAGAGGGCGGCGAAGATTTCGCATCAGACATCTACAGTTATAAATAA
- the gspD gene encoding type II secretion system secretin GspD: MSFIRVMFLLYLLAFSSFVYAAEINVNFRDMEMQEFVSFVSEFTGRNFVYDKKDLKGQVSIESSSEMGTDDIMEIFASTLRANGLELVDRGTYVEIVRQSDISDIADSDGVGDGNALITTILTSHNYDASLLAGTLIKLKSKAGYVDVLKGLNAIVIRDRIDRITKLKKLMEKLEMKAAGYTIHIVKVEHASASEMESTLKKLYSDLQKKMMVANDPVIVADDYSNLLVVACAERDFEKISYVISQIDSPIPSDHNAPKVFYLNNANAEDVEKVLSKLTGVENEDKGKKASNSTSTVAFDAATNSIIVFGSPDLYSKVEGLIEKLDRPREQVYVEALIIETSIENGSDFGVEWQVGAGNDSQAGTIGYLGSDGALTSFQSSVLDGDSPNFGALSSGFNLGILGDIVTYEGVSFPTLGILANFVKTASGINILSNPQILTLDNEEAEIFVGENRPFLTSTKYDSNNNPVQSYDYRDVGVKLNIVPQISSNDTITLKIEQEVKKVSGATADVVAPVTLTRSTKTKVKLKDGAIMVISGLLKDDSETYNSSVPWLSSIPVIGWLFKNKNSSSEKTNMMVFISTSIIRTQEDAKKLTEKKQNESSTFKEEIDNKIQKEFR; the protein is encoded by the coding sequence ATGAGTTTTATTAGAGTAATGTTTTTACTATATCTGTTAGCGTTTTCGTCCTTTGTTTATGCAGCAGAGATCAATGTTAATTTCCGAGACATGGAAATGCAGGAATTTGTCAGTTTTGTTTCCGAGTTTACCGGCAGAAACTTTGTCTATGACAAGAAAGACCTGAAAGGGCAGGTGAGCATAGAATCATCCTCAGAGATGGGAACAGATGACATTATGGAGATCTTCGCCTCCACACTCCGAGCAAACGGGCTGGAGCTTGTGGACAGGGGGACTTATGTTGAGATTGTCCGGCAGAGCGATATCAGCGATATTGCAGATTCCGATGGGGTGGGTGACGGCAACGCACTTATTACAACGATTCTCACCTCGCACAACTATGACGCAAGCCTACTTGCAGGAACCCTTATCAAGCTCAAATCAAAAGCAGGATATGTAGATGTTTTAAAAGGGCTTAACGCTATAGTTATCAGAGACAGGATAGACAGGATAACTAAGCTGAAAAAACTTATGGAAAAGCTGGAGATGAAAGCAGCCGGTTATACCATACACATAGTAAAGGTTGAACATGCGTCTGCCAGCGAGATGGAGTCCACACTGAAGAAGCTCTATAGTGACCTCCAGAAGAAAATGATGGTGGCAAATGATCCTGTTATAGTTGCAGATGATTATTCAAACCTCTTGGTCGTTGCCTGCGCTGAACGGGACTTTGAGAAGATATCATATGTTATTTCTCAGATAGATTCTCCTATCCCCAGCGATCACAACGCACCTAAAGTATTCTACCTTAACAACGCTAATGCCGAAGATGTTGAGAAAGTCCTCAGTAAACTTACCGGTGTTGAAAACGAAGATAAAGGGAAGAAGGCATCCAATTCAACTTCAACAGTTGCTTTTGATGCAGCCACAAACTCTATTATCGTTTTTGGTAGCCCTGACCTTTACAGCAAAGTTGAAGGGCTTATAGAGAAACTGGATAGACCCAGAGAGCAGGTTTACGTTGAAGCGCTTATTATAGAGACAAGTATTGAAAACGGCAGCGACTTCGGTGTTGAATGGCAGGTTGGTGCAGGTAATGACTCTCAGGCGGGGACTATCGGCTATCTTGGCAGTGACGGCGCTCTTACCAGCTTTCAGTCTTCTGTACTGGATGGGGATTCACCGAACTTTGGCGCTCTTTCAAGCGGTTTCAACCTTGGTATCCTTGGTGATATCGTTACTTACGAAGGGGTAAGCTTCCCTACACTGGGTATACTTGCAAACTTTGTCAAAACTGCCAGTGGTATCAACATCCTTTCTAATCCTCAGATACTAACTCTGGACAACGAAGAGGCTGAGATATTTGTCGGTGAGAACAGACCGTTCCTTACCAGTACAAAGTACGATTCCAACAACAATCCGGTTCAGTCGTATGACTATCGGGATGTTGGGGTTAAGCTGAATATTGTTCCGCAGATATCTTCAAATGACACTATCACCCTGAAGATAGAGCAGGAAGTGAAAAAAGTATCCGGTGCGACTGCTGATGTCGTTGCCCCTGTGACACTTACAAGGTCTACTAAAACTAAAGTTAAGCTGAAGGACGGAGCAATCATGGTTATTTCCGGTCTTCTTAAAGATGACTCAGAAACCTATAATTCTTCTGTGCCTTGGCTTTCAAGTATTCCTGTAATCGGATGGCTGTTTAAAAATAAGAACTCCAGTTCAGAGAAGACAAATATGATGGTTTTCATCTCAACCTCGATCATCCGTACACAGGAAGATGCTAAAAAACTTACTGAGAAGAAACAGAATGAGTCTTCAACGTTTAAAGAAGAAATTGATAATAAAATACAAAAAGAATTCAGATGA